The Fulvivirga maritima genome segment TGAAAACTATGCCTTTGACCCCAAGGGAAAATGCAACCCTCACAGCTGGTCAAAAGAGGGTGCTTGGACACCCTGCTGCTACACAAACGACCACAAGCAAGCTCAATGCATGTGGGATAAGCCTAAAGAAATAGCTGGCTATGAAGGTTCAGGCTATGAAATAGCCTATTACAATAGTGGTGGCGCCAAAGCTGATAAAGGACTGGAAGGTTGGAAAAAAAGCCCCGCACACAACCCTTTAATTATTAATTCAGGAATGTGGGAAAAAGCCCATTGGCAAGGAGTAGGAATAGGGATTTATAAAGAGTATGCAGTAGTGTGGTTTGGAGAAGTTGCAGACGAGCAAAATCAGATCATCACCTGCAACCTCAACTAAGCTACTAGAGATTAGTAGCTTTCATCTTCATTAGGGAAATCTCCAGCCTTCACATCATTAACATAATTGGCTGCAGCCTCAGTCATAATGGTCTGTAAGTCTGCATAACGTCTCAAAAACTTAGGTTTAAAGTCTTTGTTCATGCCCATCATATCATGAACTACAAGCACCTGACCATCTACATTGCCACCGGCACCAATACCAATGATAGGTACAGACACCTGCTCAGCCACTGTTTTGGCCAAAGCCGCAGGCACCTTTTCTAATACAATAGCAAAACAACCTAGCTCTTCAAGAAGCTTAGCATCACTAATTAATTTATTAGCTTCTGCTTCTTCTTTTGCTCTTACAGAGAAGGTTCCAAATTTATTAATAGACTGTGGTGTAAGCCCTAGGTGCCCCATAATAGGAATACCTGCACTTAATATTCTTTTCACAGACTCTTCTATTTCTGCCCCTCCTTCAATTTTTATTCCGTGAGCTCCAGTTTCTTTCATTACTCTCACTGCAGAACGAATGGCTGTTTCCGGATCTCCCTGATAAGTACCAAAAGGCAAATCAACTATAACCATAGCTCTCTTACTAGCTCTCACCACAGAAGCCGCATAATAAATCATGTGATCAAGAGAAATAGGAAGGGTAGTTTCATACCCAGCCATGACATTAGCTGCCGAATCACCAACTAAAAGCATCTCTACACCGGCTTCATCAAGAATACGAGCCATGGTATAATCATAGGCGGTGAGCATTGATATTTTCTCGCCGTTATTCTTCATTTCCCGAAGACGCTGAATGGTAATCTTCTTTATATCACTTTTATGTACAGACATGTAATTTTTATTTTGTATTTGGAATCACAAACTTAAAATTTGTTCCTTCCAATTCCTCACTTCTCACCTGAATTTCAGCATTAAGCTTGTCAGCCACCTTTTTCACTATATAAAGCCCCAAACCTGAGCCTTCACTTTTTTCAGTAGCTCTATAAAACATGTCAAATATATGAGGCAGCTTAGAGGCTTCTATTCCCTCTCCATTATCCTCAATCTCCAGTACAGCCTTTTCCTCATCTACCTGCACATCTACCTTAATATAAGAATAATCTTTATGCTTTGAGCGATATTTAATGGCATTAGAAATCAGGTTGTTAAGTATGATCCTGATTCTTGTTAAGTCAGAATAAAACTCTATCGGTTGGTGTACATTGGTTACAATTTCTAGCCCTTCATTATCTCGAGTGTAATAGTAACTGGTAATGCTACTATTTATTTCCACCATAAAGTTAATAGACATATGAGGATCATTGATCCGGTCATTTCTGGATATGCTGAGCAAGTCTATCACTAGTGCATCTAGCCGCTTAACACTAGATTCTATTTTAGCTATACACTCTGCTTTTACCTTTTCATTTTTTTCCAAACGAAAAACATCTATTAAGCCCAAGATGGATCTAAGCGGAGACCTTAAATCATGAGAAGAATGGTATATAAAGCTATCCAGCTCAAAATTAACTTTTTGAAGCTCTATCAGGCTAGACTTGGTTTCTGTAATATCTTTAATGATACAATCTACCACTCCTTCTTCTTCATAAAGAATGGCTCCGAAGGAAATCCATAAAGATGAACGCCCCCAACCCTTTATTTCAAGTTCGAGATCATCTATACTACCCCCCTCTTTTAAGAGTTGATATATTATTTTGGAGTTTTTTTCTCCAATTATATCCTGGCATTTAGTCCTATGCCTTTCATCTACAGTAATGAAAAACAGGTCCCAAAACTTTTCATTAGCTTCTAAAATAATTCCTGTGGTAAGGTCATTCCTCACCATGGCTATCATAGAGTTTTGAAACAGATTTCTATATTTATCACCTCCCAGCTTAGTATACCCCTTTTGCTCTTTTAAGGCAGTAACATCAGTATAATACGCTTTCGCCCATATGGCCTCTCCCTCAGCATTTCTTTTGAGAGTAGCCTCTGATTTCATCCATAAATATTTACCTGTAACAGGCCGAACACGAAATATCTGCTCATAGGTAGTGATTATACCATTAATAAAATCTACCAGGTGATTAATGACCTTATTTAAATCTTCGGGGTGGATGTGTTTGCGCCACAGGCCATCCATAGGTATAACTTCATCCGGTGAATACCCGAACAACTGGCGCATTTGAGGGGAAAAATAAAGCCTATTGTTTTCAAAGTCCCATTCCCAAAATATAGCTTTTCCCTCTTGCTTAAGGTCAGCTCCCTCTCCTTGTCGTATGACAAAGTCTGGCTTATCCAGCCGCTCCAGAAGATCTGTAACTTGAACAAATTTCAATGTTTTATAAGAAAAAGGTTATTTAAAAAATAAGTTATGCTTTGAACACAACAGGCTAAAAATTACTTAAAATTATTGTAAGTATACAACCTTTTTGTTTTTGTCTAACTCTACCGCTACATGATCATTAATAGTAGTAGCAAGCTCATAGCCAGCATACTTGGTGGAGATAGGAAACTGAGTATGACTTCTGTTTACTAATACAGCCGTTTCTATTTTCTTCACTTTTACATTAAGAAATGCTTTAAGACTGTATGCCATAGTTCTTCCAGTATTCATAACATCATCGATCAGTACAATACACTTATTCTTTAGCGAGGCATTATCACAATCTAAACTGATATCACTTTGAGTAGGAGCAAATTTATCCAGGTTTAAACCTATTAATTTCACTTTAAAACTTGCTATAACCTCCAGATCATTTTGTAATAACTTAGCCAACTCATACCCTTGAGAGTGTATTCCTGCTAATATTATTTCTTTCTCCTGAAAATTGTTTTCATATATTTCATACGCCATTCTTTTTATTTTTTGGCGTACCTGATCATCCGTTAGTATTAAACTCTTCTCTTCCATAGCTTAAGGTATAGGCATTACTTTACTGTCCTTAAATGTAGAAAGAATTACAAGAGATTGCATGTTATCTACTACTTCTATATTCGTTACTCTTTCTAACATCAGCTTTTGGTAAGCAGCTATATCCTCAGCAATAATCTTCAAAATAAAATCTCCCGATCCTGTAACATGATGACACTCTATAATCTCATCTATCTCGCTAATACTTTGAGTAAATAACTCAATATTATCCTTATTATGTCCTTTCAGAGTAACCATCACAAAAGTACTTACTCCCAACCCAACCTTTTGAGTATTCAGTTTTGCATGATAGCTTTTTATAATGCCCGACGTTTCCAATTTCTTCACACGTTCCAAAGTAGGGGCAGGGGAAAGTCCTATCTCTTGAGCCAGTTGTGCATTTGTAATTTTAGCATTGGCCTGCAAAATCCTTAGTATCTTAAGGTCTATCCTGTCTAATTTTACTTTATCCTTCATTGATTTACCAAATAATATTTGGTGCGAAGATAGCCAGAAATTGTAAGGATATTGAACTAAGTCTGCAATATTGCAAAATAGTTTTTCAATGTTTAACCGTTAATCTAAATGCTTTTTGGTCGTCTCCAACTTTAGATTTCAACACATAAAGGCCATTATTTAAGTCGCTAACCTTAAATTCTATCAGTTGATATCCATTTAGGCTAGAAAAATCATATTGCTTTACGACCTGACCTCTTATGTCATATAAAAAGAAGCTCCCTGAGGTTTCTTCTGCTGTCACCACTCTTAAGAAAACAGCGTCAGGCGAAGGATTGGGCCTAGGCGGTAATACTACAATATCTGATGCTCCACTACTTTGAACACATTGTGTATTATTACTCAAATTTGTATCAGCAACCCCCCTTACCAAACCAAAGGCTGAAATACACAAATACTCAGCATTTAATCGATTAATAGTGAAATCTAAGGTAATGTTTCTTTGCTGACCAGGTAATAGTTCAAGAGGAATAATTCGTTCGATAATCACCTCATTCCCCATATCTACATCAAGCCTGATGCTATCTAATGAGATGGTTCCATTATTTCTAAGATTAAGAATTATGGCATCGTTCTGATAAAAAACGTTAGCCAGCTCTAATTCAAGATTAGGATCTAATACGCTAATAATCTGGGATGTAGTATCTGTACACTGCTCAGCACTGAAAGCAACCAGATCCACCCAGTAATCGGCCTCCTCTACAAATGTATAAGACACATTTTCATCTGTACTCTCTGCCACATCTCCAAAATACCATCTATAGCTCTCTGCTCCAATTGATTCATTAGTAAAATCAACATCTAAAGGAGGGGCTCCAAAAGTGATAGATGGGCTAAACTGAGCAATAGGAGCTTCATAAATTGCCAAATCGGATTCGCCTTCATAGGTACAACCATTTTGGGTATCAACTAACAAGCTAAGCTCATAGGTACCTGCATTATCAAAAGCATAATAAATAGATGAGTCAGACCCAATCACTACATTTGAATAACTCCACTCACGCACAGATGCGGCATCAGTACCGTAATCTGTAAGATCATAAATATGAGTCTCTGAATTATCACAATTAAACTCTGAAGCAAATGATAAATTGGGTACTGGGTTAACTGTAATAGTTTTGTATTCTGTAGCCGAACATAAATTCTCAGAAGTTACGGTTAAACCTATGTTATAGTTTATGGGGTATTCAAATGTAATACTTGGATTTTGCTCACCACTGTAAACTCCACCAAGATCCCAAGCCCAAGAGATATTATCAAACCCCAGTACGGGTTCGCTCAAATCTGTAAATTCTACTTCTTCATTTAAGCAAAGCTTATCATAGCTAAAATCCACTTCAGGAGCCGGGTTAACCACCACTCTTTGTTGGAGGGAATCTTTACAGCCATTAGTCGTGGTTACCGCTAACTGCACATCATATCTACCATCCTCTGTAAAATTATGGGTAGGGTTTCTCTCCGTTGAGAATTCACCATCGTCAAACTCCCAATTCCAGGCTTGTAGGTTAGCATCACCAACTTGGGTAGCATCAATAAACTGAGTAAGCGAGCCCTCGCAAGCCAATTCATTACTAAACTGAACGTTAGGCAACTGGTAAACACTCACACTCCTGGTTAAGTCTGACTCACAACCAACATCATTGGTCACATTAAGCGTAACATCAAAAGTACCGGGGTCTCCATATTCAAAAAGTGGATTTTCCAGGCTAGAGGTATATCCATTGCCAAAATCCCAATCATAATCCGTGATATTTCCCTCCGACTGGTTACTAAACTGCATCGGGGTGCCTACACAGTCATCATTCACCTGAAAAGCAGGAACGGGACCTTCATTTATATTGGTAAGCACATCAGTAGCTTCTGCAGCACAGCCAGGAATACTGGCGATTAGTTTTATTTCCTTATCACCCCCACTAGGAAACTCATAATTAAGGTTTTGGGTATTATTAACAGAGTCACCATTTACCTGCCACTCCCACGACAAATTACCTTCAAAAGTATCTTCTGTGGTATTAGTAAAAGTATAAACATCATTGGTGCAAACCAGCCCAGTAGGTAGATCAAAAGAGGGAACCGGCTCATCATATATCGTAATGTCCTTCTCAACAAAATTGCTACAGCCATTAGCGCTTTCAACTGATAAGTTAACCGTATAATCCCCTGAAGCAGCATATTGATTACTCGGATTTGCCTCAGCAGACGTGTTAGAATCTCCGAAAGACCAGTCGTAGGAGGTGATATCCCCTGAGTTGTTAATATTAGAGAATTCTACTGGGGAGGTGGAGCAGATGGTTTCGTTATTGAAGTTGATGTCTGGGGCTGCCTCTAGCTTAACCTTCACAAAGTCACTGAATCTAAGTATATCTTCGCCTAAAGACTTCGTTAATGTTATAGTATATCTACCTGAGGTATTATAATTTATAACATTTAACGCATTCTCTGAAATAGGAACCGAAGAATTACAAAAATCATCAAATGTAACTTTCAAAATATTATTTGTATTAAATTTTGTAAAAAAACCTACCAATCTAGATCTGTTAGTCTTTATAACATTAAGTGACCAACTTGCATTAGATCCTGTAGCTCCCAAGGAAGATACTTGAGCTTCCTTTTCAAAGGCCTCTCCAAAATCAAGTGAATACATAGCTCCATTTCTTGTAACTACTAGTGCAGAGTAAACTCCTCCCTCAAATAATATTTTTGGGCCCGTAGGTTGTGTTATGGTGCCATCAATATATATTATTTCTTCGATCACAGCACTCAGATTATCCTTATCAAAGTCTATTCTAAATAGCCCCTGTAAGGACCCCGCCAATATAATCCAATGATCATTTTTAGCAATCATATCAAAGCTTGCCAACTGAGAGGCTCCGCTTATTGTAATATCTTGGTTTGTAACCGGAATGGATATATCAAGAACAGAATAACTTAAATAAGTTATTTTGTTGTTAGCAAAATTGGATATAAACAAATTAACCTTATTGTCATAGACCTTTGCCTTAATACAGTTAGGATTACTTAGAATTGCAGATCCCAAATCCAGCCTCTCTACTACAGGAGAGTTTGAGATTTGAGCACCAAAATTTAATTTCAAGATGCTATTGGATGAAAAGCCTACTAAATAACCAATATAGTTTCCATCCAAATTTATTAGATCAAATGAAATAGGTTCCTGAATTATTCCTTCAGGAAGTATTACCTCTTCTCTTTGCCCCAAAAGATTCATTTCATCATCAAGCTCAATAAAAAAAAGCTTGCCATTACCTCTATTAGGTATAAATAAGTAGTTATCTGCAAAGGAAAAACAACGAGCTTCAAAAGGAAGAGATAAAGACGACAATGATAGAGTAGAAAAATTTGGAATTAATTCGCTAACCTTTTCTGAACAATAATCCCAATCATACGATTCTCCTTCCACTTCGTTATGTGTGCTTATTAAAAAATTTTCGCCCTTACAGACACTATCAGAAAGAATAATACCTTGAGCAAGACATTGCAGTGATGTACTAATTAAAATTATTGATATGACGATAAATTTCATTTAAACTTTAGCTCTTAAAAATTATTCATCTTGTTGGCAAAAAATAAACAGAAAACACAACCACTAAATAGCAAATAATCAATTAAAGGGTAGCATATTTCTATTCCAAAAAACTTACTATCATACATTTTTTCAGTCAAATAAATTCTACCAAAGATGTCTAATAATAGATTCACCAATAAAAAAATTGAACTTCACTTTTTTAAAAGATATCTGTAAGTCAACTTTTGTTATCTAAATAGCTATAAACTGTCTAGAATTCAATGTTTAATTTTTTATTCACAGCCAAGTAATTTGAAGTCAAAAGTATTTCGTATCTAGGGTCATAATCTATTTTACTAATACCATCATTTATCACTCTATAGATATCAAAATCAGCTAATAATTCAAAAAAGTCTTTTAGATACGTCTTTGAATTATAATTGGCAAAACTGAATTCAAATTGGATAAAGTATATGTAAGGTAACATATTTTTTGAACCGTGAAAGACTTCAAGTTCAAATCCTTCAACATCTGCTTTTAAAAAATCAATTTGACGAATATCATTCTCATAGCAGAAATCATCAAGAGAAGTAAGTGTGATTTCCTCTGATTTGTCTAATTTTTGATTAAAACCTGTATCCATTCTTTCAAATACAGAGGCCCAACCTGACCCCTCCGTATCAAAATATAGCTTTCTTCGTTCTTTATTAGCACCAAGACCTAAATTCTGCAAATGAACTTCATTAATATTTCCCAGCTTAGAATTTAGTTGTTTAAAAGTGAACCTTGACGGTTCAAAACAATAAATATCCTTCTCAAAAGAAAATTATTTCAATAAGATGTCGGTATACTTTCCATTATTAGCACCTATATCAAAGATCACCTTTTTCCCTTCTGAGTTTATAAGTTGATTTGCAATTAATTTAACAAGGTTAATCTCACCACTTGATTCAATCATCCCACCCAACCCATAATTCATTCCCCTCAAGCTTATTCTGTACAACCTCTCAAAAAGTGGTTGCATTATTTTTTTACCAACAAAGAAATCTTTTATACTCATAAATAAAACCTCCTAATGTATAAACTTCACTTGTCTTAAATACTAACAGAACTCTTAGCACAATTCTATACTCCCGTTTTATAAGGGTAATTTTCATACTTCCAGACTCAGTCTGGTTTCTAATAAAATAAAACTAAGGTAAAATTCTCAAGCCATGCAGTATATATTTAACCAATTTCTTAACATAGCTTTGCTTAGGATTATTCGCGAAACACACATTTTCAAACACTCTATTTACACTATCAAATGCTTCCAAACCCTCCGCCTTCTTTAAGTAATATTCTTGCCATGTTTCTTGTTCCCAATGCTGAAAATATTGCCCGCCTCTTTCCTTTGTTTTTCTCCTAGTAAGCCATCTCAAATGTATTTGATTTGCAGATCTTAATGGATAATGTTTAATCTCAATTGTGTTTTCACACACAATCCCCATGTGAGTAGGCCAGATCTTATCCTTCTCCCATTTCAAATTTTTCCTATGCTTGATCATACGAGGCTCACTCCATGCATAAGGACTAAAATGCGTAATATGCTTTAAATCAACCTCAAAATCCCCTGTAAATCGAATATCTTCAGTCTTATTTAAATCAAAGCTAAAATCCACCTTTTTACCATTAATATAATGAAAACAACCTATTTGCTCACTAATAAACTTTCTAGGATTACCTCTGTAAATTTCATCAGAATCTTGAATGCCCCACCAATCACCATCAACCCATTCATTTTTAAATGAATTAAATATTTCTGCTCTCACCCCATCTGCATATGGCTCATTATCATGCTTAAATGGAACAATTTTAGAATTTGATAGTGCAAGTTCTTTTACATTTCCCCATGTACCATTAGTACTCTCATTATCGTATATTATGACTTTGTCTGCCCACTTACTTGCCAGGTTAAGTGAAGGCAACAATATCCCTTTCATTCTTAATTACTGTTGTGGCATAGATTTTAAAGCTTCTCATGCATTCAATATTTTATCATAGAGATTCTCCACTACTTCAAATGATCTATATTTCAACGCATTTTTCACAAAATATCCATGATCTCTGATTTCGACAATTTTATTTATTTTATCCATTTTAGATTTAAAATAGGTATCTTCATCCATCATATGGATATTTAATGTTACTCCCAAATGATTTCTTTCTAAATAATTCATTTCATCTCCAACTCCTTCAGTAATCAACACAGGAAGTCCTGCGGCAAGGTATTCACCAACCTTAACAGGAGATAAATATTTTGACACTTTTGTTTTCCTATAAGGGGCAACAGCAAAATCGGCAGCACTTAGATAAGCATTAACTTCTTCATGTGGAACAAATAACTTTTTCACATTATTGCTAGAAATAGCATATAAAAAGCATTTTTTTCTAAATTCTTCTTCTTCAATATTAGAAAGTATAATAACAAATAAGTTGTCATTATAATATGATAGCATTTTTTTCAGCAATATAAATATCTCATCACCATAATATATACCTCCAAATTTACCTACATAAATAGCTACCTTTGTTCCACTAGGAATATTCAAGTTTTTTCTAACATCTTGGCTTTTATAAGGGTCGTAGAAAAATTTTTTTATATTTACCCCACAAGGAGCTGTAAACACCTTATCTGGGGCTACCCCCTCCTTCTTCAAAAAAGATTCATAATTTTCACTTACAGTTAAAATGAACTTGGCTTTCTTTTTTATTTTTCCCTCCCAGTGCTTCTGTGCAATAAATCTAGGGTCATATTTACTCCAGGTACCGGTTTCTAGCATATAATCTGCGTGGGGTTCAAAAGATTCTACAACGAAAGGTAAGTCATTTTTATTCGTTACCAATAGTGCAAGGGCCCCAGCAGGTGCCCCTCTGGCAATAATTAAATCAACAGAATTGTCTTGGCAAATTTTTAATATTTTCTTTGGAAATGTAACAAAGTCTATAATCTTTGTAATCAATGTTAGATGATAATTTTGACTCAATAATGGGTAGTATACAATACCACTCTCTTTTAAGTAATTAACCTTTTCGACACTTCCCATTTCTCTCTGCGTATTTGTAAATATTAATGAATTAACCCTATCATGCTTACTTAGAATAGAGAGGTGTGGAAATATAGTAGCAGAAGTAAGAGGATCATCAAGATTCCAATACCCTATAAAAAGTACATTCATTTTTTTCATTAAACAATATTGATCTTCACAAAAGTTATTTAATAGCAATCTTAAGCGCTTTACATACTTGCCATTTACTCAAGTAAGACTTAAACATTATTGATTTAATTTTTCGTTTAAACCTTAGCAAATCACAATCAGATAACTTCATTTTTTTCAACTCTTCATATATTTTAAAATATCCACTTTCAAGTGAGTTAATATTTGACATGGCTGATTCATGGCCGGACCTATATTGATAAATAACACTTGTAGTAAAAGAATAAAGCCCTGATTCACCAATTGAAATATAAAACAACAAATCTTCCCCATGAGTAAGATTCTCTAAAAATTGATACTTCTTTGCTCTTCTTCTCTTTATCATCCAAGTTGGTCCAAAAAAACATTTTCCTGAAAGTGATATTAGCTCCCTGAATGGCAATCCCTGAAATTCAGGGCAAAACAAACGTTCAGGGACAGTACTAGCATTGTTGAAAACCTGCACTTTTCCATCTACAAATTCAATGTCAGGATTATGATTGAATATACATAACCTATCAATCAAACTGTTTTGAGGGAGAATATCATCGCTATCAAGAAAACAAAAGAAATCTCCCCTCATGTTTTCCAAACCAACATTCCTAGCGGCACTCACACCTCTATTTTTTTGTTTAAAATAATAAATACGGCTATCAGAATAAGAATGAATAATTTCTTCGGAATTATCGCATGAACCATCATTTATAATTAACAACTCCCATTTCACATATTCCTGATTAATTACTGAATTAATACTATCGACTAAATACTTACCACTATTAAATACTGGCATTATAATAGAAACTAAGGGGTCATTTGTAAGCATCTTTCTATTTGTTGAATCTTTTTTTCGTAAGAATTATTTGAGGCTATCGTCTTTCTCTTATTAACCTTCTCCTTAGAACTGCAACTGCCCAAGTTCTTACTGACCTCATCAAGTAGTTGTATCCATTCTATTGAAGAAGATGCCATATAAATTAATTCAACAATTGGCAGATATTCTTTAGAGAAGGAAGTTATAATTGGCTTCCCAGAAGAAAGGTATTCCCAGAATTTATGAGGAGAGGCATAATTAAAATAGTACTCGTCCTTGTAGGCGATTAGCAACATATCGGCTGCCTCAAAATAAATGCTTAATTCTTTTGCTGGAACTGCGTTGAGGGCAAACACATTCTGATTTAATAAAAGATGATCTGGCACAGACTCCTTATTACTTCCCAAAAAAATAAAATCAACATTTGAATTATTTTCTACTGCCAGAGTTAGTAACTCCCAGTCAATAAACGACATGGCGAGATTTCCAACATACAACGCCTTAATACTATTATTACCAGGAAGAATTATTTTTTTTTTGGAACGCTCAAGAAAATTAACTCCATGAGTAATAAGATGAGTATTCTTATTAAATCGACCAAGTCTTGCAACTATATCTTGAATAACACCTATGCAAAGGTCTGCCGTTTTAGCAGCCAGTTTTGTATTATAATCCTGATTCAAATCCACAATATGTGATATACTCATGACACGTTCAGGCAAGGCGTCAAAATCAAAAAATACGGAATTATCAAACGACCATACAATATCAAAATTAACAGCACATAGCTTCTGTAAATTCAAAAACTCACGCTGTATAATGAATCTACGTAAGAACTTTGGATAAAACCGAAGCCCCTTCGGAAAGCCCTTATAAGAAACAGTAGTTACTCCATCAAAATCAGTAGTTGAAACTTTAGAAATATTAGTTGGGGGGTTGAGAAAAAAAACATTATTTCCTCTTCTAGCCAAATAGATAGCATAGTGATGCTTGGAAACAAAAATATGAGACCAAGATTCCGGAGATATCAATAAAATAGTCTTGTCAACTAATTTGTTATCTGTCATTAAATCTGACTATTTATAAGTTTTAAAAGCTTAGTAGGGTCAACTTTTAAATCAAATTTTTGATTTCTAATATAATTGAATTCCTCACATTTTAAAAAGGTATATTTAACACCTATTGCAGCAGCCAATAAATAATATAAACTGTACCAATATCCTTCATTTAAAAATAAAAGTTCAATCACTTTACTTTTTTCACTCATGAAAATAAGGTTAGTCATTGAAGCACCATGAGGGGATATTATGACATCAGCATTGTAAAAAAGATTAACTTGATCGCTGAAAGACATATCTTCTAAGTAATATTTAAAAAAGCCTTTAGCACTAAGCATTTCATCAATTTCGGCTTCATTAACAACTTTCCTAAATGAATTTTTTGATCTGGAGATATAAACCTTAGTGTGGTATCTTGGGGTCAAATCTACGCCTCGAAAGATACTATTACGCAACCAGTTGATAGCTAAAGGCGAAAACAAATCATCTAAATCTGAAGTAACCCTCCTAAATTGAGGAACAATCAATTCCTTAATTAATGCTTTTTCATAATTCCATTCCATAATATTTTCCTTTGCAACACCTAAAAGCTGTAAAGAATCAATTTGAAATTGTTTTGGATTTTTATTTATAATTACAATGACATTT includes the following:
- a CDS encoding glycosyltransferase translates to MKKMNVLFIGYWNLDDPLTSATIFPHLSILSKHDRVNSLIFTNTQREMGSVEKVNYLKESGIVYYPLLSQNYHLTLITKIIDFVTFPKKILKICQDNSVDLIIARGAPAGALALLVTNKNDLPFVVESFEPHADYMLETGTWSKYDPRFIAQKHWEGKIKKKAKFILTVSENYESFLKKEGVAPDKVFTAPCGVNIKKFFYDPYKSQDVRKNLNIPSGTKVAIYVGKFGGIYYGDEIFILLKKMLSYYNDNLFVIILSNIEEEEFRKKCFLYAISSNNVKKLFVPHEEVNAYLSAADFAVAPYRKTKVSKYLSPVKVGEYLAAGLPVLITEGVGDEMNYLERNHLGVTLNIHMMDEDTYFKSKMDKINKIVEIRDHGYFVKNALKYRSFEVVENLYDKILNA
- a CDS encoding glycosyltransferase family 2 protein, whose translation is MLTNDPLVSIIMPVFNSGKYLVDSINSVINQEYVKWELLIINDGSCDNSEEIIHSYSDSRIYYFKQKNRGVSAARNVGLENMRGDFFCFLDSDDILPQNSLIDRLCIFNHNPDIEFVDGKVQVFNNASTVPERLFCPEFQGLPFRELISLSGKCFFGPTWMIKRRRAKKYQFLENLTHGEDLLFYISIGESGLYSFTTSVIYQYRSGHESAMSNINSLESGYFKIYEELKKMKLSDCDLLRFKRKIKSIMFKSYLSKWQVCKALKIAIK
- a CDS encoding glycosyltransferase family 61 protein, encoding MLKKIFYRAWNERLKAERDIVLPTNRNSIQTSKVKYTTQEIVEFSKNGLNEIGSQHSYFIGKGTFVLPEQYFFLLRKSFLIGEQAIPIDSEGRIYTETVFTKKELLSKANPRKLIRYKLIKNERIIPKAISLVNIYVQAPYYNYFHWVVDCLPLLQAVQHDLGNVIVIINKNPKQFQIDSLQLLGVAKENIMEWNYEKALIKELIVPQFRRVTSDLDDLFSPLAINWLRNSIFRGVDLTPRYHTKVYISRSKNSFRKVVNEAEIDEMLSAKGFFKYYLEDMSFSDQVNLFYNADVIISPHGASMTNLIFMSEKSKVIELLFLNEGYWYSLYYLLAAAIGVKYTFLKCEEFNYIRNQKFDLKVDPTKLLKLINSQI